Within Sporosarcina sp. PTS2304, the genomic segment GATATATTGAAAAAAATCATCATAACAACTGACATCATTTTGGAGGTGATCGAGTATCAATGTGACGACTCCCATCCTCTTATTCTTCATAGCGACAAGCATCGCGTGATTGGCGTTAGCGATAATTGTAGGATCTGCTCCGTTTTCCAATAAACGTTGGACGTTCTCCATTCTTGAACTAGCACACGCATGCATAAATAACGTCTGACGCATATCGACAGTTGAACGATAGTGGATCGAGTCTTCCTCAAAATAATTGATGATTGCGCGTACTTCAAGTATTGGTAAAATAGCGCTCAATAAATCACTTGTTGGACGAGATAACAAGACTCGAACCGTTTCATATAACGTTTCTGTATTGAAAAGTTGCTTTCGCATGACGAATTTTAGTAATCTTATGCTTTCTGCCTTTACTGCCCACGTGATCATCGTTTCTTTTTTTTTAACGTCAGGATATTTCTTTGCACTTCCAGTACCTGGTGGGGAAATATACGCTTCCGACGCTTTTCTTCTTCTATTCGCTATGAAGTAGGCATGCTGTTCTTGTTTATTTCGTATGTATAGATCCGCACCATATACTTGTAGTAACAACACAATGTCTACATGATCCGCATTTACAGCAAACATTAACGCCGTATTTCCATAGTGATCTTGATGGTTAATATCACATATCTTTCTTTCAAGTAGATGTTCAGCAGTTTCGAAATGATTGAAAAAAACCGCGAACATTAAAGGGGTTCTACCATTTTCATCTGTCTTCTGCATATATTGTCCATTTTTCAGTAATTTCTCTATCTGTTCGATATCCCCATTAGACGCAGGTGCTATTAACGGACACTTCAAATGTATACCCCCCCATCTGATCAGTAGTTTGTTGTAGATCGGTACTTGCTCCTATTCAAATCATATCACAATCTATTATCCAACATTCAACACTAGATGGGCAGATAAACAGTGTGCTCACTTTTCCAATATAATGTCTTTTAACTTCTCCAACATTATTTCATACGCCTCTTTATAACTATAATTCTCCTCCACTACTTCATCGCGTATTCTATACTATAATCGGCACCGACAAAGCGGCCCATTCATTCCAAGCCATGCGTTTCCCTACTTTCTATCTCTTTCAGTACTTTTTAGTATTTCAACTATATTACACTATGAAGTCTTTTCGTTTCTAGTAAACTTATATGGTATAATTAGGTGGTTTTCATGATTACAGATAGTTTCAGTCGATGAATTAGACATCATTTATTAGCTAACTATCCATATATGGAGTGAATATTATGCAATTACGTTGGATGGTTGCGCTACTTGCTGTCGTTTCGATATTTTGCGCTTATTTGTTATGGACCGATTACAACGAAAGGGAATACATAGTCCCGCAGCAAGTCTCGTATCCAGAATCAGATACTAAGACAGAGACACATAAAGAAGTACCACCTACTAATACAATGGAAAAGCCAGTTATTTCTACCGCCACGATTGGTATGGTTGGAGATGTATTACTACATAATCCTATATATAAGTATCCTAGTTTTGACTTTGCGTTTGAAGCTGTCAAAGACAAAATGGAAAGTATCGATTTCCTGCTGGCCAACCAAGAATCGATGCCTGGTGGTGTGGAACTCGGACTGGATACGTATCCGAAATTCAACAGCCCAAAGCATATAATCCGTGATCTTCAAACGGCAGGAGTGGATATGCTGTCATTCGCTAATAATCATACGTTTGACAAAGGTGAAGTAGGGGTGCGGAATTCTATTAAGCATGCGCAAGAGTACGGCATGCCTTACATCGGAGCGTATGAATCATTTAAGGACCGCAAGACGCATCGAGTCGTAGATGTAAATGGCATAAAAGTTGGGATTTTAGCTTATACGTACGGCACGAATGTATCGCTTGATTTATTTGATAAAGAGTATTTGGTGAACTATATCGATCGGGATCGTATTTTGATGGAGATGGCGCAAATTAAGCCTTTAGCGGATATTGTCATTGTGTCGTTGCACTGGGGACCTGAATATGTGCTTGAAGCGTCCGAAGAGCAACAAGAACTGGCCAAGTTTGTGGCAAATGCCGGTGCGGATGTGATTTTCGGTCATCATACACATGTGTTGCAACGTTATGATGAAATCGGTGATACGAAAGTATTTTACTCACTCGGTAACTTTTATTCAGGACAACCGTTTGAATATACGAACTTTGGCGGCATTGCGCGATTGACTGTGACAAAGGAACAAACAGGAGACGAAGTGAAAGTCACAGTCAATGATCCACGCTTCTTTCCTACGGGTGTCGTCAAAGATCAACAAAAGCGATTTACAGTCGTTCCTCTTAAAGACGCTCGAACAGTTCCATATAGCGAAGAGTGGGTGGAGGAACATGTCGGCGTGCCAAAGTGGTAACGATAGAGATCATTTCATTGCGGTTATGCGATGAAATGATCTTTTTTAATCTAGTCGTCCATTATAAGAATGGGTGAAACAGAAATAAATTTTATTTACAAAAAAGTTGAAGCTCATATCGTAGTGAGCTCCAACTTCTTGTAAAGAGTAAGCCTATACAGTGTTCTGACTCACTTCCAGTAGTTATTCGCTGCTGCCACTGTTTGAAAATGTATGGCAATGACTTGAGATGCAAGTGTTAAACTATCCGCATTTTCTGCATAATCTGGACGTAGTTTTTCGCGTACTTCTGCAGAAGTCTGTGTATACCCTACACCTTTACGTGCAAGCGTAATCGCTAATTCAAAACCTTCTTGTGGCGTATCTGTCGTTAAACTGGTTAACCATTGTGTCATACATACCGCCTCCTAGTTACTACCAGCTTACAGTATTCTGACTAATCTTTCAATTCTATCGCAACATTGCTACGTAACGACTTACTTTTTCATCCGATGCTCATTTTGCAACATATCCGTTAACACTAACTCTGTATCCGTTACCCTCATTGTATTAACTATTCTTTTTTCAGAAACGAGTACATAGAAGTTCCTTGTTTCACCGTTTTACCTTTTGCGCCAATATACGAATGATAGGCACTCAATTTCATCGAATCATCTAATGCACGCACAAGAAACGCGGAAAACTGTGCGCGCGTGACGGAATTTGCCGGCATAAATTTCCCTTCCGACCCACCTGCTACTCGTTGCTTGGCGATACCATTAATGTCCTGATATGCCCAGTGTGCTGGAGTTACGTCGATAAATGTTGCTTGTTTATCGAGCGGCCTGCGCTTGACATGGCATCGCTACAACGAAAAGCAGCAAAGTCATACACGAGGTGATGACTTTAGAGATCATATATTTCTCTTCTTTCATTCAACATACACACTATATACTTGAAACCAGGCTTACCTATCTATTTAAGCGAGCGGTTGGTTGACAGCTGTAGCATTGGCAGCCTGGTTAGTAAAATAGTTGCAAGCACATACCCTCTACTGATTCGGTTTCAAAACAATTAATCGAACACATATCACTTCCCATAGTGAGCACGATTCGATTACAAAGAGCGGTACGTTTCATGTAGCTAGATGTTTCTTGCCACATGCGCACCCTACAGACGGAGAATTTCAGAAAAAGTTTCAAACTTTTTATAAATTTTTTCTCGTTTTATATTCCTCACAAGAAGGACCGTCTCCTGCGTTTGCATCCTTCATTCAATTCGACAGGACGATTTTCATTACTTGTACATAAAAAAGAGCGGCATAGAAATTCAGTTTTCACTAATTCCCTACACCGCTCTCTCTACTCTTTAAACATATGCTTCTTATGCCATTTCAAATAAGGCTTATTCTTCTCCGTGCGATTCACTCGCATCTTCTCATGAAGCCCGTACTTTTCATAATCCTCTTCTCGTAGGATAGACGAGAGATGAATCTTTCCTTGGCCGTCAAACGCAATGAAGCCGTTATGATACAGTGCATGATGGTTGCGACAGAGTAGTATGCCGTTATGCGGATCGACTCGCTCTTCTGTCGTACAGTCTTTCCATGGTTTTGCATAGCTTGCTTGCAACAGTTCTAGCAGGCTAATTTCACACAATGCGCATTGATCGTGCCATAAAGGCGATAGTTCGTTGCGGTGGAGTTGACGTCCAAGACGCAGTTTGTTTTTTGCTTCCGTTTCTGTTTCAGCAAGTAACGGTGTTAGGAAATCATGTTCAATAGCTTGTACCGTGCCCATGACGAATTCCAATTGTTCTTCCTCTGCCTCATAGCGATTCAAATCAGTAAGCAACTCGACTAATTTACATGTTAATTGCTCATTGCAAGGATAGAGATACCCTTGATTTCCATAGGCATTGTCTTGAAACGGTGAATACTTGATCGGCAAATACGAACGAATTTTATCAAAATACTGCGCCACATGAAGAGGTTTTTCAAACTCAAAATAGTCTGCCTCGAGCAAATATCCTTTTTCTTCTTCGCTACCTAGAAGCGGAATCTCAGCAGGTCTTTTTTCTTCTTTGTAAGACGAAGTCACTACACTGATCGCAACAATCTCCCCTCTAACATAATGAAAGATCCGATCGCCCACTGCGACTTCTTTCATGCGTTCCCAAAAATGATGGGTATTGCCTATACTGTCCTGCTGCATGCACCAAAGGATTCCCATTGTTTTTTCTTCTTCGTATGTACGTCCTTGCATGACGATATAACTTTTCATGACGATTCCTCCTTTCACGCTGTTTTTTAGTTTCCAATCGGCTACGTCTCTATATAAAAGGTATCATATAACGGATTCTCTTGTCCCGATCGCAGTGCGTGGTATGATTCTAGTAACAGAATACTTACTGGATGAGCGTTTCCTCTACATACCATTTATATAGGTAGATGCACATGTAAAAAGTAAAAACCACCAAAAATGTACCTCCTCTTCCTGCAAGGGCCATTTCTAGCGGTTTTTTAGCAACTTCTTCGTATGATAAAACAATCTAGTATCCCGATGAATTTCCAATACTATTACTTAGCAATCACTCTCTTAGAACTCCCTGTATTCACCGTAATCCACTTTGTTTCACTTTCCGTCCACGCCAATACGTCTCAATTGCACCCGAACCGAGCGACACGCCCATCACGATCAATACAAATCCGACAAAATGCGCTAACAGAATTTTCTCCCCCAAGAAGAGTCCCGCGCCAATCAACGCAAAAAAAGTATTGAAATTCAGGAAAATAGAAGCACTTGCTGCACCGATCTTTTTAATCGATGAATTGTACAACATATGCCCGACTGCAGTCGCGAGTAGTGCGGAAAAAGCGAACACAAGCCAGATTGACCAAGGACCTTCGCTTAACGTTTGAAAACCAGTAGGTTCTTTTATCACAGCCACGACCATCAATACGACTGACCCCATCAACAGCATATAGCCTGTCATTAAGCGAGCGTCCATTGTTTGTGAGGCTTTCTTTATAATAAGAAAACTTAAAGCTTGCGATAAAATCGACAGGAATACTTCTATATCACCAATTGATGCGGCACCTAATTTTCCACTTCCTGCAAGAACCGTGAAACTGACACCCGCTCCCCCGAGTAGAAATCCAATCAACCGCAAGACAGTCAGTTGTTCTTTCAAAATCGTTACTGCCAGCACCGCCGTTAATAATGGACCGAGTCCCAAAATCAGTCCACCGTTCGCAGCACTCGTTTTACTCAAACCATCTGCCAAGAAATAATGATGGAATACGACATTCGTCAACATTCCTCCGAGCAAAAGCAACCATTCTTCTTTTCTAGGCAATCGTACTAATTTCATACAAGCTAGAAGGAAAAAGACGAAAAGAGAAGCTGCGAAAATTCGCAACGCTGTAATCGTGATGACATCAAACTGATTGACGAGCACTTTAATCGCTGAGACGTTAATGCCCCACATGAACATAATTCCGATTAATACGACATATACTTGTTTATTTTTCAAAAATAACAGCCTTCCTGCCTTACTATATTTCACGTTTCGTCTACAACATCTTCACGCACTTTTCGTCCGAACCATTTACTCAGAACAAACAGTAGACAGATAGATAGATAGACAATTGAAATCACCCCCTTCGAATGATACACTTGACCTAGTAAAATAGAAGTTTCACATTTACCAAACAGAAATCTAGTATTTTTTAGTCCTAAGTGTCTTTATCAAATTGGAGGTACTTCACGTGCAAATCATTATATCACACGTCAATACAGACTTTGATGCACTCGCTTCTATGATTGCTGCAAAAAAACTGTATCCTGACGCACAGCTTGTTCTATCAGATAAACAAGAAAGCCGTGTACAGCGCTTTTTAAATATTTACCGTGACATGTTTGACTTCATCCCAAATGCCCGCGTGCACTGGGAAGAAGTCACAGAGATGATCATTGTCGATGTCGCTTCTTTAGCAAGAATCGGTACACTGCCAAAAGATTTTGACGCTTCCAAAATAAAGATTATTGTCTATGATCATCATCAACCGACAGAAAAGGATGTGCAATACGATGAAGGAACGGTAGAACGAACTGGAGCTGCCGTCACGTTACTATTAGAAGAAATTCAACAACGCGACTTGAAACTTTCCTCATTTGAAGCTTCTTTATTCGGACTTGGATTATACACAGATACCGGTAATTTTACATACGCCAACACAACAGTCCGCGACTTACAGATGGCGAGTTATTTACTTGAAACGGGCATGAGTTTGGAAATGGTACAACGCTATTCGGAGCAAACCCTCACTACAGAGCAACAAGAATTATTAAATGAATTGCTTGCCCATACGGAAATTCACGAAGTAGACGGTCTTGAAATAGCGGTGAGCACACATGAAATGGATAGCTTTATCAACGGGCTGGCACTCGTCACGACGAAAGTTTTAGGAGTGAAAGGAACAGACGCGGCTATTGCTGTCGTAAAAATGAAAAATACCGTATGCGTCGTCGGCCGTGCCAACTCAGAACGCTTTACATTATTGCCTCTTCTAAAAAAACTAGGAGGCGGCGGTCATAAACATGCCGGTTCTGCTACAGTGAAAAAAGGCGATAAAGAAGCTATTCTTCAAGAAATCACCGAGAATCTTGACTCTTTATTACGTCCTGCTGTAAACGCAAGCGAACTGATGACTAGTCCTGTGAAAACTATTACACCGGATACAACGATTGAAGAAGCGGGTAGGCGGATGTATCGCTATGGACATTCAGGCTATCCAATTGTGGAGAACGGCAAACTGGTCGGACTGATTACGAGACGTGACCTCGATAAAGCCAACCATCACGGGCTCGGTCACGCTCCTGTCAAAGCATATATGACGACTAACATCATTACGATTGAACCGACGACTTCATTGGAAGAAATTCAAGAACTAGTAATTGAGCATAATATCGGGCGCTTGCCAGTCATCGCGGACGGAGAGATCGTGGGGATCGTCACACGCTCGAATATCATTGAAGTACTATATAGTGACGTAGCGAAAGAGAAAAAATCACAAACAAATGTCTCCGCAAAGCAATTAGCGAAAAAAATGTCACAGCAATTGCCAGAAGATATTTGTAAACTGCTAGTCACAATTGGGGAGGCGGCGAGTGAGATGAAAACGCCCGTTTATTTAATCGGCGGTATCGTCCGTGACATTTTACTTGGTAAACCGAATAATGATATTGACATTGTAGCAGAAGGTAATGGCATTCAATTAGCCAAGCGGATGCAAGAACTGCAAGGCGGTGAAGTGCTCGAACATGAAAATTTCGGCACCGCTACATGGACTACCCCGTCCGGACTATCGATCGATATGACTTCTTCACGATTGGAATATTATGAACAGCCAGCTGCCTTACCACAAGTCGAAACGTCAAAACTAGGCGATGATTTATTACGCCGCGACTTTACAATCAACGCCATGGCAATTCGCTTGAACGAAGAAGCATTTGGAGAGTTAATCGATCCGTTTGGCGGACAACATGACTTGCAACAACAAAAGATCAAAATTCTTCACAACATTAGTTTCATCGAAGATCCTACCCGTATTTTCCGGGCGGTTCGATTCGAAGAACGCTTCGGATTTTCTATGGATGGACATACGGAAAAACTGGCACTGGAATCGATCGATAAAATGATTTATTTAACACCGCATCGTATCATAGAAGAAATGAAGCGCTTGTTTACTGAAGGCAGACCACAAAAAGTAGTTCGCCGCTTATTCGAATTGCACGTCTGGCAACAATTTGGCATCCATGAAAAACAGCTGAAACCAA encodes:
- a CDS encoding ankyrin repeat domain-containing protein — protein: MKCPLIAPASNGDIEQIEKLLKNGQYMQKTDENGRTPLMFAVFFNHFETAEHLLERKICDINHQDHYGNTALMFAVNADHVDIVLLLQVYGADLYIRNKQEQHAYFIANRRRKASEAYISPPGTGSAKKYPDVKKKETMITWAVKAESIRLLKFVMRKQLFNTETLYETVRVLLSRPTSDLLSAILPILEVRAIINYFEEDSIHYRSTVDMRQTLFMHACASSRMENVQRLLENGADPTIIANANHAMLVAMKNKRMGVVTLILDHLQNDVSCYDDFFQYIFENDYSEVLKELVDRGISADYMYKSVPLIIWATTNRAKACLKVLLEKGANPNAGHPYTALAEVDFQPKKLSEIELKFRSSLNESVEIMKRFAEEKEFVGVPSEKCGFTTLRKNGLKTRACSTLNVVLLLF
- a CDS encoding CapA family protein, with product MQLRWMVALLAVVSIFCAYLLWTDYNEREYIVPQQVSYPESDTKTETHKEVPPTNTMEKPVISTATIGMVGDVLLHNPIYKYPSFDFAFEAVKDKMESIDFLLANQESMPGGVELGLDTYPKFNSPKHIIRDLQTAGVDMLSFANNHTFDKGEVGVRNSIKHAQEYGMPYIGAYESFKDRKTHRVVDVNGIKVGILAYTYGTNVSLDLFDKEYLVNYIDRDRILMEMAQIKPLADIVIVSLHWGPEYVLEASEEQQELAKFVANAGADVIFGHHTHVLQRYDEIGDTKVFYSLGNFYSGQPFEYTNFGGIARLTVTKEQTGDEVKVTVNDPRFFPTGVVKDQQKRFTVVPLKDARTVPYSEEWVEEHVGVPKW
- a CDS encoding hexameric tyrosine-coordinated heme protein, translating into MTQWLTSLTTDTPQEGFELAITLARKGVGYTQTSAEVREKLRPDYAENADSLTLASQVIAIHFQTVAAANNYWK
- a CDS encoding HNH endonuclease, which encodes MKSYIVMQGRTYEEEKTMGILWCMQQDSIGNTHHFWERMKEVAVGDRIFHYVRGEIVAISVVTSSYKEEKRPAEIPLLGSEEEKGYLLEADYFEFEKPLHVAQYFDKIRSYLPIKYSPFQDNAYGNQGYLYPCNEQLTCKLVELLTDLNRYEAEEEQLEFVMGTVQAIEHDFLTPLLAETETEAKNKLRLGRQLHRNELSPLWHDQCALCEISLLELLQASYAKPWKDCTTEERVDPHNGILLCRNHHALYHNGFIAFDGQGKIHLSSILREEDYEKYGLHEKMRVNRTEKNKPYLKWHKKHMFKE
- a CDS encoding DMT family transporter encodes the protein MKNKQVYVVLIGIMFMWGINVSAIKVLVNQFDVITITALRIFAASLFVFFLLACMKLVRLPRKEEWLLLLGGMLTNVVFHHYFLADGLSKTSAANGGLILGLGPLLTAVLAVTILKEQLTVLRLIGFLLGGAGVSFTVLAGSGKLGAASIGDIEVFLSILSQALSFLIIKKASQTMDARLMTGYMLLMGSVVLMVVAVIKEPTGFQTLSEGPWSIWLVFAFSALLATAVGHMLYNSSIKKIGAASASIFLNFNTFFALIGAGLFLGEKILLAHFVGFVLIVMGVSLGSGAIETYWRGRKVKQSGLR
- a CDS encoding CBS domain-containing protein; this translates as MQIIISHVNTDFDALASMIAAKKLYPDAQLVLSDKQESRVQRFLNIYRDMFDFIPNARVHWEEVTEMIIVDVASLARIGTLPKDFDASKIKIIVYDHHQPTEKDVQYDEGTVERTGAAVTLLLEEIQQRDLKLSSFEASLFGLGLYTDTGNFTYANTTVRDLQMASYLLETGMSLEMVQRYSEQTLTTEQQELLNELLAHTEIHEVDGLEIAVSTHEMDSFINGLALVTTKVLGVKGTDAAIAVVKMKNTVCVVGRANSERFTLLPLLKKLGGGGHKHAGSATVKKGDKEAILQEITENLDSLLRPAVNASELMTSPVKTITPDTTIEEAGRRMYRYGHSGYPIVENGKLVGLITRRDLDKANHHGLGHAPVKAYMTTNIITIEPTTSLEEIQELVIEHNIGRLPVIADGEIVGIVTRSNIIEVLYSDVAKEKKSQTNVSAKQLAKKMSQQLPEDICKLLVTIGEAASEMKTPVYLIGGIVRDILLGKPNNDIDIVAEGNGIQLAKRMQELQGGEVLEHENFGTATWTTPSGLSIDMTSSRLEYYEQPAALPQVETSKLGDDLLRRDFTINAMAIRLNEEAFGELIDPFGGQHDLQQQKIKILHNISFIEDPTRIFRAVRFEERFGFSMDGHTEKLALESIDKMIYLTPHRIIEEMKRLFTEGRPQKVVRRLFELHVWQQFGIHEKQLKPTVDAADRLHMLHSESAQDEPNWFEYFLLPFYYNQSLYAAEKFSLTKSRRQLLEEVQELDVEEKWKEAKTPGDFHRLVSDYSDSAILFMLAVDAISSHTTALDYLEQRRHIQHFLTGADLVKLGLKPGPAFSNILRHLAIEQLDGKVTSKAQAEQWLEAYVCKQS